TCGGTCTCGGTCAACTCCAGCGTCAGCCGCTCGGGCGCAAGCTGGTGGACCACCAGCCGCTCCTTGATCCGTCCGACCAGCCCGCGATCGCTCAGCAGTCGCGGCGAGATGTTGACCGCAATGGTGAACTCCTGCCCGCGGCGGTTGATCGCGGCGGCGGTGGAGATGGCGCGGTCGAGCACGAAGTCGGTCAGCTTGGCGATCCGGCCCTGCTGCTCGGCGGCGGCAACGAACTCGGCCGGGCTGATCGGACCCTTCTCGGGGTGGGTCCAGCGGGCCAGCGCCTCGGCGCCGACGATCCGGTTCGACTTGAGGTCGAGCTGGGGCTGATAGGCGATCCACACCTCGCCGCGGTCGATCGCGGCGTCGAGTTCGCCGAGCAGCGACAGCCGCCAGCTTGCCTGCTCCTCGCGGGCGGGGTCGTAATATTTCCAGCGCAGCCCTTCGTCCCACGCCTCGTCGGCGGCGACCAGGGCGCTGCCGAGCCGGCTGGCATTGGCGCGGTTGCTGCCAAGCTCGACCCCGAAGGTCAGCGCGACGTCGACCGAGCGGCCGTCGATGGTGACGGGGGCGCGGAACAGGGTGTGGAGCGCCTCGAGATGGTTGGTGATCGCCGGGCCCGGCTCGGCGAACCAGGCGAAGATGCCCTCGTCGCCCTGGTAGACGGTCATCGGCTTGTCGGCGACCGCCAGCCGGGCGACGATCTGGCGGACCAGCTCGGCCTCGCTCTCGTCGGGCAGGGTCGAGGCGATCTCGGCGTAATTGTGGACGCGGGCGGCGGCGAGCAGGCGGTTGGCCTGGCCCGACGCCTCGCGCAGCGCGGTCAGGTTGGGCAACCCGGTATGGCGGTTGATGAGGCCGCCCAGGCGCCAGCGCCGCCAGGCGAGGCGGACGCTCATCGCGGTGAGCGCGCTCAAGCCCGCGAACACGTCGACCGACACGAGGTGAGCCTCGAGCGGGACCGGCGCGGCGAGGAGGATGCCGAAGCCGACGGCCAGCGCGATCTCCTCGCGGCGGCGGCTCTGGGTCAGGCGGGCCCAGGTGCACAGGCCGAGCGCCAGCAGCAAGGCGGGAAGGAAACCCCAGTCGCGCGGCGTGCCCCGCTGCAGCGTCTCGGCGGCGAGCATGTGGACATAGGCCATCGCCATCCGCCCGCGCGCCGGGATCCACACCTGGTCGCCGAGCGCCTCACCGTCGAGGCCGACATAGAGCGTCTTGCCGCGCAACTGCTCGGCAGGCACCCGTCCCGCAACCAGGTCGGCGGCGTTGATCCGCGGAATGCTGGTCGGGTCGATCGAATAGTCGATGCGGAAGTCGCCGCTGGTCGGCAGGCCCGCGCGGCCCGAGACCGCCGCCGCCATGCCCGGGACAGGCTTGCCGCCATAGGTGCTGGCGTAGGGCGAGCGCCACACCGCCTGCTGGTAATTGTAGAAGACCGCCGTGTCGGCGAGCTGCGCGCGGCGGGCGAACAGCGACATCGGTCCGCCGTCGGCCTGTTCCCCCTGGCGGCCCGTGCCCTGGCGGGTGCGGACGGGAAGGGTGACGTTGCCGGCCTTGGCGATCGCGCTGGCGAGGCGGTCGTCCTCAACGGCGCTGGTGTGGTCGTCGAGCGGGACCTGTAGCACGACCTGCTTGGCGCCATCGGCCGAGGCATGGTCGATCAGCCGGGCAAGGTCCGAGCGCGGCCACGGCCAGGCGCCGACCGTCTTGGTGCTGCGGTCGTCGATCGCGACGAACACCAGCTGCCCGCTGGCCGCCGAGCGGTGGAAGTTGTTGCGGGTCATCCGCAGCAGGTCTTCGACCACCTCACCGACGTTGAAATAGCCGACGAGGGCGCAGATCAGGCTCAGCCACAAGAGCAGCTTGACCGGTGATTTGGTCCCTTCCGCGGAAGGCAAAGGCGTGTCCGAGCGCATTCGATCTGCTTTTGCCACGCGAAAGGTTATTAAATCGGAAACCTTGAACCCGTTGACGGGCATTAACGCGGCCAGCAGCGAGTGCCGCTTTAGTCCTGTCCTACTGCCGTCGGCTTGTGCCATGCTGTCCCGCAAGAGAGGAGTAAGCGTCAGTCTCGGCTTTGCTCGGAAAATGGTTAACAAATTGCTTCGGGCCCTTTCGAGATACGGACAGGCAGGGGTCGAACCAGGGAAACTTGGAAACTTCGTCTTCCAAGAACGGGACAGGTCTTGCCGAGCGCGGCGACTTCCCCTCTGATGCGAGGAAGCCAAGAGGACATTCATGGACCTGATCTCGATCGTCTCGATCTTCGTGCTGGCCTGCTTCGTCGGCTATTTCGTCGTCTGGTCGGTGACCCCGGCGCTCCACACCCCGCTGATGGCAGTGACCAACGCCATCTCCAGCGTCATTATCGTCGGCGCGCTGATCGCCGCGGCGGCGAGCGGCAACCCGGTCGCGAAGTGGCTGGGGCTGCTCGGCGTGGTGCTCGCCAGCATCAACATCTTCGGCGGCTTCGCGGTGACCAGCCGAATGCTCGCCATGTACAAGAAGAAGGAGCGCTAGGCTTGCGCGTTTCTCCGGCCGTCATCCTGAACTTGGTTCAGGATCCATCTTCCCACGAACGCTGCAGCCTGAAGGCAAAATGGATGCTGAAACAAGTTCAGCATGACGGGGGAGAGTTGCATGCCTGAGGCCGCCCACGCCCAGCCCGGCTGGGCCCTGCTCGCCTATCTCGTCGCGGGGGTCTGCTTCATCCTTGCACTGAGGGGCTTGTCGAGCCCGGTCAGCAGCCAGCGCGGCAACCGCCTTGGCATGATCGGTATGGCGATCGCCGTGCTGACGACGCTTATTACTCATGTGCCTCGCCAGACGCCGATGGGCCCGGGATGGACGGTCTACGCGCCGCTCCCTGCCGGCGAGCAATTCCAATGGCCGGTGGATTATTCGACGCTATTGCTCGTTATCGCCGCCATCGCCATCGGCGCCGTCATCGGCATCGTTACTGCCCGCCGCATCCAGATGACTGCGATGCCGCAGCTGGTCGCGGCCTTTCACAGCCTCGTCGGCCTCGCCGCGGTGCTGGTCGGCGCCGCCGCCTACCTCAATCCCGAGGCGTTCGGGATCGCGGTGCGGGTCACCCCGATCGCCACCCAGTCGTTCATCGCCATCCTGCCCGTCAGCCGAATCGAGCTCGGGCTCGGCGTCGCCATCGGCGCGATCACCTTCTCGGGCTCGGTCATCGCCTTCCTCAAGCTGAACGGCAACATGAGCGGGTCGCCGATCCTGCTGCCGGGCCGCCACGTCATCAATCTCACGGTGCTCGCCGGCATCCTCGGGCTGATCGCCTACTTCACCCAGGACCAGGCGCCGTGGGTGTTCTTCACTGTCATGGGGCTTAGCTTCGCCATCGGCTTCCTGCTGATCATCCCCATCGGCGGGGCGGACATGCCGGTCGTGGTGTCGATGCTGAACAGCTATTCGGGCTGGGCGGCGGCGGCGATGGGCTTCACGCTCCACAACAGCGCGATGATCATCACCGGCGCGCTGGTCGGCAGCTCGGGCGCGATCCTCAGCTACATCATGTGCCGCGCGATGAACCGCAGCTTCATCTCGGTCATCGCCGGCGGCTTCGGCGCGACCGCGGCGGCGGGCGGCGGCGAGGTCATCGACCGCCCCTACAAGCGCGGCTCGGCCGAGGACGCCGCCTTCCTGATGAGCCAGGCCGACCAGGTCATCATCGTCCCCGGCTACGGCATGGCGGTGGCGCAGGCGCAGCATGTGCTGCGCGAGATGGCCGACCTGCTCAAGAAGGAAGGGGTGAAGGTGAAATACGCCATCCACCCCGTCGCCGGCCGCATGCCCGGGCACATGAACGTGCTGCTTGCCGAGGCGAACGTGCCCTATGACGAGGTCTTCGAGCTCGAGGACATCAATTCCGAGTTCGCGCAGACCGACGTCGCGTTCGTGATCGGCGCCAACGACGTCACCAACCCCGCCGCCAAGACCGACAAGAGCTCGCCCATTTACGGGATGCCCGTGCTCGACGTCGAAAAGGCGCGCACCGTGCTGTTCATCAAGCGCTCGATGGGCGGGGCGGGCTATGCCGGGGTCGATAACGAGCTGTTCTACCGCGACAACACGATGATGCTGCTGTCCGACGCCAAGAAGATGGTGGAGGAGATCGTGAAAGCGCTTGGTTAATCGAAACGGCCAAGCAACGCTTTGTCGCTTCGCCGCCACAGCTGGCAGTTGTCGCGTTAACTATTGGCGTTGGCGACTTGTCGGACCTGTGCGAACAAGTGAAAAGAAGCGCGACGAGGCTTCGCTAGAGGCCTGAATCGTCTTGGTATTCGGGGACGGCGCGCCGACGCGCGCCAGGGGAGTGGCGACAGGTGCGTAAGCTCGGGATCATCGGCGGGGCGAGCTGGAGTTCGACCGCGCTTTATTACGATCACATCAACCGCCAGGTGGCGCAGCGGATGGGCGGGCTGCACAGCGCCCGGCTGGTGATCGAAAGCCTCGACTTCGAGGAGGATTACGCGCGCTTCCATCGCAGCGGCGACTGGACCGGCGCGGAGAAGGTGGTGGTCGACGCTTCGCAGCGGCTCAAGACCGCCGGCGCCGAAGGCCTGCTGTTCGCGTCCAACACGATGCACAAGTCGGCCGAGGCCGCTTGCAAGGCGACCGGGCTCGAACTGGTCGACATCCGCGAGGCGACCGCCGCCCGGCTCGTCGCCGACGGCCGCAGCCGCATCGCGCTGCTCGGCACGCGCTTCACCATGACCGAGGAATGGGCTCGCGCCCCCTACATGGAGCGCGGCATCGTCATCCAGGAACTCAGCCCCGAGTGGCGGACCGAGGTCGACCGGATCATCTACGAGGAACTGGCCGGCGGTCGCGTCGTGCGCGAGAGCCAGCGTAAATTGAAGACGTTGATCACCGAACTGGGCAAGCTCAAGGTCCAGGCGATCGTGCTCGGCTGCACCGAGCTGGTGCTCGCGGTCGATACCCGCGCCAACGTCCTGCCGGTCTACGACACCACCGCCATCCACGCCGCCGCGGCGGTCAAGTGGATGCTCGCCGACCAGCAGATCGAGGAAGCCCGAGCCGCCGCCTGACGAGCGTGCGGCCCTGGCTTGATCCCTGCGAAACCGGTTGCTAGCAAAAACGCGTTAACTGCTCGGGTGGGGGTAATGCGCAAAAAGTGGTCGAAGCCACAGGTCAAGGTCATGAAGGCCGGCGATGCGGAGTCGCAACGCAGCGTCGGCACTCCGGACGCGGGTTCGGCAAGCCTGGCCAAGGCGGCCAATTTAGCTGATCGCTGACCGGCGATGACCGTCACCGGCCGGTTCACGGCCGACGGTCCGGCCGCTCACGACGTCACCATCGCGCACGACCGCGCACTGTTCCGCGCCGCGGAGGCGCGCGCGGGGCAGCGCCACTGCGTGATCGAGGGACGCGGCGACGATCCGCGGGCGCCGCTCGATCCGGGGAAATTGCTTTCGCATTGGTCACCCGGTGACCTCGGCCGACTTGGCGGGGATTGGGCGGTGGCTTTAGCCGACCTTGAGCGCCAAGTTCTCGTCCTCGCCCTCGCGCCACTAAGCGAACTCGAGCTTTTCTACCATGTCGCCGCCGATGGGACGGTGATTTATTCCACCGACCTTGCGGCGCTCATTCGCCGGGTGCCCGCCAAGTTCGACCTCACCATGGTCGCGCGAGCGTTCGCCATGCAACCGTTCTTCGATGAGCAGCGCTCACTCTATCACGGCATCTGGCAGGTGCAGCCGGGATCGCTGGTGACGATCACGGCGGGCGAAGCCAAGGTGAGCCGCTTCTGGGAATTGCCGCCACCGGCTAGTTTGAGGCTCGGTCATGCGGAAGCCGCATTGAAGCTTCGCGGCCTTCTCGAGCAGGCCGTGCAGCGCCGTCTGAGTGCGATCGAGGGCTCGGCGGGCACGCTGTTGAGCGCGGGCCGTGACAGCGGCGCAGTCACCGCGGTCGCGGCGCGTGAACTGGCCGCTCGGGGACAGACGCTCGACGCCTGGACTGCCGCTGCCGAGCCGGACGGCGCGGACGACGGGCTGCATCTGCTCGACGAGGCGCCGCTCGCTGCTTGCACCGCAGCGGGTTTCGCCAACGTCCGTCATCATGTCCTGCGGCCGCGACCGTTCGACCTGTGCGCCAGGCTCGACGACATCCATCGGCGGGTGCGGGTGCCGATCGCGCAGCCGCTGGCAGTCGCCTGGTGCGAGCAGCTGTGGGACGCCGCCAGTGCGGCGGGCAATCGGCTGCTGCTGAGCGGCGACTTCGGCAACTATGCGCTGAGTGCGGGCGGCTTGGGGTGGCTGGAGGACGTTCGGGCCGAGGAGGGTGTGGGCCGGTGGTTGGCGACGATTGCTACGCTGGTGGTGCGTGACCCGCGCCGGTGGCGGAGCCTCGGCGGCGCGCTGCTCGGCCACGGCTGGCGCTCGCGTACGCCGCCTGGCCCGAGGCCGCTGGATGGCTTCGTCCGCGGGCCGTTCGCAGTGGCCCTGCGAGAGGCGACGACGGCGACAGCGCCGCGCTTGACCTATCGCAAGTGGCTACGCCGAGGGGTGCGGATTTCGGTCAATCCGAACGATGTCGTGACGATCGGGCGCGAGCTCGAGCAGACCGATCCGACCCGCGACCGTGGGCTGGTGGAGTTTGTCCACGCGCTTCCGGCAGCCATGCTGGTCGGGCCGGACGGCCGCCGCGACCTGTTCGAGCGCGCGTTCGGCGACCTGCTCCCGCCAGCCGTGCTGCGGCCGCAGCGCCGGGGGCGGCAGAATGTCGACTGGCACCTGAGCTACGACCCTGCGCAGCTGGCAGAGGCGGTTCGCCGCTATGCGGAAGTGCCCGCGGTGCGCGAATGGGTCGATTGTGACGCGCTGCTCGGCGCGTTGCGCGATTGGCCGGCCGAGCGGACGCTGCGCGGGGCTTTATACGATCGGATGGTGTGGGGGGTCTTGCCGGCCATTTCGCTCGCCAGCTTCCTGGCCGTCGGAAAACCCTAGTCGAGCGGGTCGAGGCTGGGGGCGGCGACGTCGACCCAGGCGTGCTTGCGGTCCCCGTAGACCGTATATTCGGGCGGCGGGAAGGACGGTTCGGCGAAGGCGCCGATTGCGATGGCGGTAAGGCCGGGTAGGCCCTCGGCCTGATAGCCGACAGTCGAGCCGCAGGTCGGGCAGAAGCGGAAAGTCGCGACCTGGCCGCTGTCGCCGGCGGCCGACCAGCTTTTGGTCTCGCCCTCCCACTGCACCCGATCGTCGGGCCAGCGCGCCTGCGCCGCGAAGCTGCTTCCCGAACGCTTCTGGCAGTTGAGGCAGAAGCAGACCGAGACGCGGACCGGATCGCCCGTGCAGGTCGCGCTTAGCTGCCCGCAGCGGCAGGTGGCGGTGCGCGCGCTCATCCCTTGCGCGCCAGCGTATAGTCGATCCGGATCCGCACCCACTCACCGACCATCACCTGGTTGTCGCGCTGCGGCGGGCGCACCCGGAACTGCCAGGCGGCGGCGAGCACGGCGCGCAGCACGCCCGAATTGTTGGGATATTCGTCGAGGCCGATGCAGTCGGCGACGCGGAAGTCGGGCACCGTCTTGCAGGCGATCAGCGCGAAGCTGTCGGGCTGCGCGGTCGACAAGTAACCGCGCAATTCGCTCTCATAGGGTTTGCGATACCAGGCGGCGGCGTAGAGCTTTTCGCCATTGGGGCCGTGGCCCTCGGCGAGCGGCGTGTCCCCGGCGGCCGGGCCGGGCGCGGCGGGTCCCGCGACATGGCGAGGCGCGGCGGGGGCGCTGGGGAGCGAACGGATGTCGAGCCCCGCCATCGCGCCTTTCGGCAACTCGATGATCGGGGTCGGCGCGACGATCGGGCTTGGCGGCGTCGGGCTCGGGGTGGCCTGGGTGCGCGTCTGCGACGGAACCGGCGCGGGCGGGAGGGGGACCGTCGGCGCGGTTGCGGCGGCCTTGGGGGTCGGCGCGGGCGCGGGCGGGGCAGGGGTGTCGTCGGTCTTCTGGTTGCTGAGCTCGATGCTCACCAGATGCGGTTCGGGCGGCGGCTTGGTGGCTTCACCGCGTCCCAGCGTTAGCAGCGCAAGCACCAGCAGCAGCTCGATCAGCAGGGCGACCGCCCAGCCGACCGCGCGGCGGCTGGCCGGGACCCGGAGCGCCTCGCGGATGCTGGTGGGGCGGCTATCGGCCGTCGAGACGCGCGACATGAACATCGATGCCGCCTTTTAGAGCAGCGGCGCGGCAGCGCCACCATTGGTGCAAAAGTTCACCCTCTCGCAACCTTGGCGGCGATCACCTAAGTCGGCGGGCGTGAGCAAGGCCGACCGTCCGCACCATCCTCGCGCCGCCGAGCGCTTCAACGAGGAGGCGGCGACCACTACCGTCAAGGGCGGGGGCGAGGCGCCCGATCTCGAGGCGGGGGTCGCCGCGATCCGCAATGTCTTGAAGACGCTCCCGGCGCGGCCCGGGGTCTATCGGATGCAGGACGCCAAGGGCGACGTGCTCTATGTCGGCAAGGCGCGCGCGCTCAAGCAAAGGGTGACCAACTATACGCAGGTCGCGCGGCTGTCGAAGCGGCTGCAGCGGATGGTCGCGCAGACGCGCTCGATGACCATCGTCACCACCCGGACCGAGGCCGAGGCGCTGCTGCTCGAGGCGCAGCTGATCAAGCGCTTCCGGCCGCCCTACAATGTGCTGCTCCGCGACGACAAAAGCTTCCCGTTCATCCTGCTGCGCGAGGATCATGCCTTTCCGCGGGTGCAGAAACATCGCGGGGCGCGGCGGCTGAAAGGGCAATATTTCGGGCCGTTCGCCAGCGCGGGTTCGGTCACTCGCACGCTTAATGCGTTGCAGAAGCTCTTCCTGCTAAGAAGCTGTTCGGACAGCTTTTTCCAGAACCGATCGCGGCCTTGCCTGCTTTACCAGATCCGCCGCTGCTCGGCACCGTGCGTTGGGCGGATCGAACAACCCGCCTACGGCGAGCTGGTCGAAGACGCGAAGAATTTCCTCTCCGGCAAGTCGACCGGCGTGCAGGCGCGGCTGAGCAAGTCGATGGCCGAGGCGGCCGAGAAGCAGGATTACGAGCTGGCGGCGGTCTATCGCGATCGGCTGCGCGCGCTGACCTACATCCAGGGCAGCCAAACGGTCCACGCCGAGGGACTGGGCGACGCCGATATTTTCGCGCTTGCCTGCAGCGGCGGGCAGATGTGCATCCAAGCCTTCTTCATTCGTGGCGGGCAGAATTGGGGGCACCGCGCCTTCTTCCCCAGCCACACCGCCGACGTGCCCGAGGCCGAGGTTCTCAGCAGCTTCCTGGTCCAATTCTACGAGGATATGCCGCCGCCCAAGCGGGTGCTGGTCGATCGCGAGCTGCCCGAACTCGAACTGCTCGCCGAGGCGCTGTCCGAGCGGGCGGAACGCAAGGTCCTGATCGAGCGGCCCCAGCGCGGCGACCGCCGCAAGTTGATCGAGCAGGCCAGCCGAAACGCCACAGAGGCACTCGAGCGGCGGATGGCCGAGGGGACAACCCAGACGCGACTGCTGCGCGAGCTGGCCGACACGTTCGAGCTGCCCGACCTGCCCAAGCGGATCGAGGTCTATGACAACAGCCACATCATGGGGACCAATGCGACCGGGGCGATGATCGTCGCCGGGCCCGAGGGCTTCCGTAAGAACAGCTACCGCAAGTTCAACATCAAGCAGGCGGCGACCGACGACGACTTCGGGATGATGAAGGAAGTGCTAGAACGGCGCTTCGCCCGGCTCGAGAAGGACGATCCCGACCGGGCGAGCGGGGAATGGCCCGACCTCCTCCTGATCGACGGCGGGCGCGGCCAATTGAACGCGGTGTGCGAGATCATGGAGAATGCCGGGGTCCATGACATTCCGGTGATCGGCGTCGCCAAAGGGCCGCACCACGGCCGCGAGGGGCGCGAAGTGTTCCACCTGCCGAATGGGCGAGAACTGACGCTGCCAGTCAATTCGCCCTTGCTCTTCTACCTCCAGCGACTCCGCGACGAGGCGCACCGCTTCGCCATCGGCACCCACCGCGCCAAGCGCGCCAAGAGCCTGACCACCTCGACCCTCGACGAGGTACCGGGGATCGGGCCCAACC
The Sphingomonas ginsengisoli An et al. 2013 genome window above contains:
- a CDS encoding NAD(P) transhydrogenase subunit alpha gives rise to the protein MDLISIVSIFVLACFVGYFVVWSVTPALHTPLMAVTNAISSVIIVGALIAAAASGNPVAKWLGLLGVVLASINIFGGFAVTSRMLAMYKKKER
- a CDS encoding asparagine synthase family protein, with product MTVTGRFTADGPAAHDVTIAHDRALFRAAEARAGQRHCVIEGRGDDPRAPLDPGKLLSHWSPGDLGRLGGDWAVALADLERQVLVLALAPLSELELFYHVAADGTVIYSTDLAALIRRVPAKFDLTMVARAFAMQPFFDEQRSLYHGIWQVQPGSLVTITAGEAKVSRFWELPPPASLRLGHAEAALKLRGLLEQAVQRRLSAIEGSAGTLLSAGRDSGAVTAVAARELAARGQTLDAWTAAAEPDGADDGLHLLDEAPLAACTAAGFANVRHHVLRPRPFDLCARLDDIHRRVRVPIAQPLAVAWCEQLWDAASAAGNRLLLSGDFGNYALSAGGLGWLEDVRAEEGVGRWLATIATLVVRDPRRWRSLGGALLGHGWRSRTPPGPRPLDGFVRGPFAVALREATTATAPRLTYRKWLRRGVRISVNPNDVVTIGRELEQTDPTRDRGLVEFVHALPAAMLVGPDGRRDLFERAFGDLLPPAVLRPQRRGRQNVDWHLSYDPAQLAEAVRRYAEVPAVREWVDCDALLGALRDWPAERTLRGALYDRMVWGVLPAISLASFLAVGKP
- a CDS encoding putative bifunctional diguanylate cyclase/phosphodiesterase, with product MPSAEGTKSPVKLLLWLSLICALVGYFNVGEVVEDLLRMTRNNFHRSAASGQLVFVAIDDRSTKTVGAWPWPRSDLARLIDHASADGAKQVVLQVPLDDHTSAVEDDRLASAIAKAGNVTLPVRTRQGTGRQGEQADGGPMSLFARRAQLADTAVFYNYQQAVWRSPYASTYGGKPVPGMAAAVSGRAGLPTSGDFRIDYSIDPTSIPRINAADLVAGRVPAEQLRGKTLYVGLDGEALGDQVWIPARGRMAMAYVHMLAAETLQRGTPRDWGFLPALLLALGLCTWARLTQSRRREEIALAVGFGILLAAPVPLEAHLVSVDVFAGLSALTAMSVRLAWRRWRLGGLINRHTGLPNLTALREASGQANRLLAAARVHNYAEIASTLPDESEAELVRQIVARLAVADKPMTVYQGDEGIFAWFAEPGPAITNHLEALHTLFRAPVTIDGRSVDVALTFGVELGSNRANASRLGSALVAADEAWDEGLRWKYYDPAREEQASWRLSLLGELDAAIDRGEVWIAYQPQLDLKSNRIVGAEALARWTHPEKGPISPAEFVAAAEQQGRIAKLTDFVLDRAISTAAAINRRGQEFTIAVNISPRLLSDRGLVGRIKERLVVHQLAPERLTLELTETESLQSADEGLAMLDALRRLGVRIAIDDYGTGLSTLDYLKKVPASEIKIDQSFVKAIKLNRSDLIMVQSTIALAHSLGRTVVAEGVEDRATLDQLVELQCDIVQGYLVGRPMGVRELVQSLQIRHVRQVA
- a CDS encoding GFA family protein, whose protein sequence is MSARTATCRCGQLSATCTGDPVRVSVCFCLNCQKRSGSSFAAQARWPDDRVQWEGETKSWSAAGDSGQVATFRFCPTCGSTVGYQAEGLPGLTAIAIGAFAEPSFPPPEYTVYGDRKHAWVDVAAPSLDPLD
- a CDS encoding aspartate/glutamate racemase family protein gives rise to the protein MRKLGIIGGASWSSTALYYDHINRQVAQRMGGLHSARLVIESLDFEEDYARFHRSGDWTGAEKVVVDASQRLKTAGAEGLLFASNTMHKSAEAACKATGLELVDIREATAARLVADGRSRIALLGTRFTMTEEWARAPYMERGIVIQELSPEWRTEVDRIIYEELAGGRVVRESQRKLKTLITELGKLKVQAIVLGCTELVLAVDTRANVLPVYDTTAIHAAAAVKWMLADQQIEEARAAA
- a CDS encoding NAD(P)(+) transhydrogenase (Re/Si-specific) subunit beta, whose protein sequence is MPEAAHAQPGWALLAYLVAGVCFILALRGLSSPVSSQRGNRLGMIGMAIAVLTTLITHVPRQTPMGPGWTVYAPLPAGEQFQWPVDYSTLLLVIAAIAIGAVIGIVTARRIQMTAMPQLVAAFHSLVGLAAVLVGAAAYLNPEAFGIAVRVTPIATQSFIAILPVSRIELGLGVAIGAITFSGSVIAFLKLNGNMSGSPILLPGRHVINLTVLAGILGLIAYFTQDQAPWVFFTVMGLSFAIGFLLIIPIGGADMPVVVSMLNSYSGWAAAAMGFTLHNSAMIITGALVGSSGAILSYIMCRAMNRSFISVIAGGFGATAAAGGGEVIDRPYKRGSAEDAAFLMSQADQVIIVPGYGMAVAQAQHVLREMADLLKKEGVKVKYAIHPVAGRMPGHMNVLLAEANVPYDEVFELEDINSEFAQTDVAFVIGANDVTNPAAKTDKSSPIYGMPVLDVEKARTVLFIKRSMGGAGYAGVDNELFYRDNTMMLLSDAKKMVEEIVKALG
- the uvrC gene encoding excinuclease ABC subunit UvrC encodes the protein MSKADRPHHPRAAERFNEEAATTTVKGGGEAPDLEAGVAAIRNVLKTLPARPGVYRMQDAKGDVLYVGKARALKQRVTNYTQVARLSKRLQRMVAQTRSMTIVTTRTEAEALLLEAQLIKRFRPPYNVLLRDDKSFPFILLREDHAFPRVQKHRGARRLKGQYFGPFASAGSVTRTLNALQKLFLLRSCSDSFFQNRSRPCLLYQIRRCSAPCVGRIEQPAYGELVEDAKNFLSGKSTGVQARLSKSMAEAAEKQDYELAAVYRDRLRALTYIQGSQTVHAEGLGDADIFALACSGGQMCIQAFFIRGGQNWGHRAFFPSHTADVPEAEVLSSFLVQFYEDMPPPKRVLVDRELPELELLAEALSERAERKVLIERPQRGDRRKLIEQASRNATEALERRMAEGTTQTRLLRELADTFELPDLPKRIEVYDNSHIMGTNATGAMIVAGPEGFRKNSYRKFNIKQAATDDDFGMMKEVLERRFARLEKDDPDRASGEWPDLLLIDGGRGQLNAVCEIMENAGVHDIPVIGVAKGPHHGREGREVFHLPNGRELTLPVNSPLLFYLQRLRDEAHRFAIGTHRAKRAKSLTTSTLDEVPGIGPNRKRALLMHFGTARAVKGAALEDLERAPGISKGTARQLYDYFHPNG